A single region of the Triticum dicoccoides isolate Atlit2015 ecotype Zavitan chromosome 2B, WEW_v2.0, whole genome shotgun sequence genome encodes:
- the LOC119367067 gene encoding E3 ubiquitin-protein ligase ATL41-like: MSYLLSYISKMLCIKGAPPSSEEAAAKHPAAGEECCVCLSRIRAGEATRRLPCEHAFHRDCVDRWLALCKRTCPLCRVYVADGGRQAAAKHAGEGALADDLVIWFSTMLVPGF, translated from the coding sequence ATGAGCTACCTCCTCTCCTACATCTCCAAGATGCTCTGCATCAAGGGGGCGCCGCCGTcgtcggaggaggcggcggcgaagcACCCGGCGGCCGGCGAGGAGTGCTGCGTCTGCCTCTCGAGGATCCGCGCCGGCGAGGCCACGCGGCGGCTGCCCTGCGAGCACGCCTTCCACCGGGACTGCGTCGACCGGTGGCTCGCGCTCTGCAAGCGGACCTGCCCGCTCTGCCGGGTGTACGTCGCCGACGGCGGCAGGCAGGCCGCGGCCAAGCACGCCGGCGAGGGCGCCCTGGCCGACGACCTCGTCATCTGGTTCTCCACCATGCTCGTCCCGGGATTCTAG
- the LOC119362063 gene encoding mRNA-capping enzyme-like, whose protein sequence is MDLNASPLPEDDDHEEPVELDFGQDDEDHVESAVEIMRREREERRRKLKRDQPDDGLRPRPQQVRNDHVTQNKIGGYKRVKETPQGWLDCPASGQPIDKIIPSKVPLDETFNESIPPGKRYSSKQVVNKQRKAGRDIGLVIDLTNTSRYYSPAEWTKQGTKHVKIACRGRDAVPENEAVNTFVYEVLAFHERQKPSRNPKYVLVHCTHGHNRTGFMIVHYLMRTQLSSVTEALNIFAQRRPPGIYKTDYIQALYTFYHEIPESITCPPTPEWKRPSDLDLNGEAKQDDDDDNGEPAPSPDPVDDKAITNDDVLGDAVPFDQQDILRGICFKLLDFVPNGRANAQFPGSHPVSLNSENLQLLRQRYYYATWKADGTRYMMLIMRDGCFLIDRNFCFRRVQMRFPIRNVNDGFHNFTLIDGEMVVDAIPGGGLKRRYLAYDLMAINFSSKVKLPFSDRWKLLEDEIIRPRIYERKQFETGLKGNPSYRYDLELFSVRRKDFWLLSTVKKLLKEFIPALSHESDGLIFQGWDDPYVNRTHEGLLKWKYPEMNSVDFLFETGSENRQLIFLYERGKKKLMDGTRVVFADDVEPSSISGKIVECSWNKQEDCWFCMRIRADKSTPNDINTYRKVMRSITDNITEDKLLGEMNEISSLPMYADRKAHADRKAQAEKLAHQHRRRG, encoded by the exons ATGGATTTGAACGCATCGCCGTTGCCCGAGGACGATGACCATGAAGAGCCAGTTGAGCTTGATTTTGGACAGGACGATGAAGATCACGTCGAGTCTGCTGTTGAGATTATGAGAAGG GAACGAGAAGAACGACGCAGAAAGTTGAAGAGAGATCAGCCAGATGATGGACTAAGGCCGCGACCACAACAGGTTAGGAATGATCATGTGACCCAAAACAAGATTGGCGGATACAAACGAGTTAAAGAGACACCTCAGG GTTGGTTGGATTGCCCTGCATCTGGTCAACCAATAGACAAAATCATACCTTCTAAAGTTCCGCTGGATGAAACATTCAATGAGTCGATTCCTCCTGGAAAAAGATATTCTTCCAAACAAGTTGTTAATAAACAAAGAAAGGCTGGCAGGGAC ATAGGTTTGGTGATTGACTTGACAAATACCTCTCGGTACTATTCGCCAGCAGAGTGGACGAAGCAAGGTACTAAACATGTCAAG ATTGCTTGCAGGGGGAGAGATGCTGTACCAGAAAATGAAGCTGTTAACACGTTTGTGTATGAG GTGTTGGCGTTTCATGAGCGCCAGAAGCCATCAAGGAATCCCAAATATGTACTTGTTCACTGTACTCATGGGCATAACCGTACTGGTTTTATGATTGTTCATTACCTAATGCGCACACAACTGTCTAGTGTTACTGAG GCTTTAAATATATTTGCTCAAAGACGGCCTCCAGGAATATATAAAACCGACTACATTCAAGCACTGTATACATTTTATCATGAAATTCCTGAAAGTATCACATGTCCACCGACACCGGAATGGAAGAGGCcttctgatcttgatttgaatgGTGAAGCTAAGCAGGATGACGATGACGACAATGGCGAGCCTGCACCATCACCG GATCCTGTAGATGACAAGGCCATTACTAATGATGATGTCCTAGGGGATGCTGTACCTTTTGACCAGCAAGATATCTTGCGTGGCATATGTTTCAAGTTGCTTGATTTTGTACCCAAT GGTAGAGCTAATGCTCAATTTCCAGGATCTCATCCAGTTTCCCTCAACAG TGAAAACCTGCAACTTCTGAGACAAAGATATTATTATGCTACGTGGAAAGCTGATGGAACACGATACATGATGCTTATAATGCGGGATGGCTGTTTCTTAATAGACCGGAACTTCTGCTTTAGAAGAGTTCAGATGCGTTTTCCTATTAGGAATGTTAACGAT GGTTTCCACAACTTTACATTGATCGATGGAGAAATGGTTGTAGACGCCATACCAGGTGGTGGATTGAAGCGGAGGTACTTAGCGTATGATCTAATGGCAATTAATTTCTCCTCCAAAGTCAAG TTGCCCTTTTCTGACAGGTGGAAGCTACTTGAGGATGAAATAATTCGTCCACGCATCTATGAGAGAAAGCAGTTTGAAACTGGTCTGAAAGGCAATCCATCATACAGATATGACCTGGAACTTTTTTCG GTAAGGAGAAAGGATTTTTGGCTGCTTTCCACGGTGAAGAAATTACTCAAGGAGTTTATTCCAGCACTTTCACATGAATCTGATGGGCTTATATTTCAG GGCTGGGATGATCCATACGTGAATCGTACGCATGAAGGTCTTTTAAAATGGAAGTACCCAGAGATGAATTCAGTTGACTTTTTGTTTGAG ACTGgtagtgaaaaccgtcagcttATTTTTCTGTACGAGAGGGGCAAAAAGAAACTTATGGATGGTACCCGGGTGGTATTTGCTG ATGATGTAGAGCCATCTTCAATATCAGGGAAAATTGTTGAGTGCTCTTGGAATAAACAGGAGGACTGCTGGTTCTGCATGCGAATCCGAGCCGATAAATCAACTCCTAATGATATCAATACTTACAGAAAG GTGATGAGGAGCATCACAGATAACATTACTGAAGACAAGCTCCTGGGCGAGATGAATGAGATCAGTAGCCTTCCAATGTACGCCGACAGGAAGGCCCATGCTGACAGGAAGGCCCAGGCCGAGAAGCTGGCTCACCAGCACAGAAGGAGGGGATAA